From one Lactiplantibacillus paraplantarum genomic stretch:
- a CDS encoding Nif3-like dinuclear metal center hexameric protein, protein MQASELIARFEKFAPLKLKWEHDPTGLQIGDPHQDVHKVLVTLDVRPEVVQEAIAIGADMIFAHHPVMFRPANNLDYQDPQKAMYAELAAHHILVYAAHTNLDCAEGGMNDWLAAALDLQNVQGLVPGYHAQAVKLTLTVPTNQVETVQEYLTNTVGATLDRYAVNSGEQFSVDLLADQVSTAVAGIDDLAADRWDYQVVPLLSGGHQYYMGRVGDLPTPLSAQALAEQCKQAFGVSGLRLVSADSQQRISRVAVLGGDGGKFYPQALQAGAQAYVTGDVYYHTGHDMLAAGLTVIDPGHHIESICKPQLTSLFNQWRVQAGWPIEIVASQLNTDPFTFI, encoded by the coding sequence ATGCAAGCAAGTGAATTAATCGCGCGCTTTGAAAAATTTGCGCCACTCAAGTTGAAATGGGAGCATGATCCCACCGGGTTACAAATCGGTGATCCTCATCAGGATGTCCACAAGGTGTTAGTCACCTTGGATGTGCGGCCGGAAGTTGTCCAAGAAGCCATCGCAATCGGTGCCGACATGATTTTTGCCCACCATCCCGTCATGTTTCGGCCAGCCAACAATCTTGATTATCAAGATCCTCAGAAAGCAATGTATGCAGAACTTGCAGCCCACCACATCTTGGTGTACGCGGCCCATACGAACTTGGACTGTGCGGAGGGTGGTATGAACGATTGGCTTGCGGCGGCCTTAGATTTGCAAAACGTCCAGGGGTTGGTTCCTGGGTACCATGCACAGGCTGTTAAGCTGACCCTAACGGTACCGACCAATCAAGTTGAAACGGTACAGGAATACTTAACGAATACCGTGGGTGCCACGCTAGATCGTTACGCTGTCAACTCAGGTGAACAGTTCAGCGTCGATTTACTAGCCGATCAGGTTTCGACTGCGGTGGCAGGTATTGATGACCTAGCCGCTGACAGGTGGGACTATCAGGTTGTGCCACTGTTATCTGGCGGTCATCAGTATTATATGGGCCGGGTTGGTGATTTACCGACACCGTTGTCGGCTCAAGCGCTTGCCGAACAGTGTAAGCAAGCATTTGGTGTCAGTGGGCTGCGACTAGTCAGCGCTGATTCTCAACAACGGATCAGCCGTGTCGCTGTCCTCGGCGGTGATGGTGGCAAATTTTATCCCCAAGCGCTGCAAGCAGGTGCACAAGCTTACGTGACGGGTGATGTTTATTATCATACTGGTCATGATATGTTAGCGGCGGGGTTAACGGTTATCGACCCGGGCCATCATATCGAGAGTATCTGTAAACCACAACTGACTAGTTTGTTTAATCAGTGGCGAGTACAAGCTGGTTGGCCAATCGAGATTGTGGCGTCTCAGCTGAATACTGATCCGTTTACCTTCATCTAA
- a CDS encoding tRNA (adenine(22)-N(1))-methyltransferase, translating to MDAKQLSQRLATVGAFVKPGARVADIGSDHAYLPANLALNHQISYGIAGEVVQGPFENARHEIQKLGLTDVLVARLADGLAAIEPTDRIDTVTIAGMGGPLIRHILEQGAPQLVDVQRLILEPNVGEATVREWLAANQFQIVAERILAEDGHTYEILCADRVDHAVTYTAAEQLFGPFLLTEQSPVFIAKWQRELQRVNAAVAQMQRAKVIPAEHLARANAKIKLIEGVLTDASK from the coding sequence GTGGATGCAAAACAATTATCACAACGATTAGCAACGGTTGGGGCGTTCGTTAAGCCAGGGGCACGAGTAGCCGATATCGGGTCAGACCATGCCTATTTGCCAGCTAATCTCGCATTAAATCACCAAATTAGTTATGGTATCGCCGGTGAGGTCGTTCAAGGTCCCTTTGAGAACGCGCGCCATGAGATTCAAAAGCTAGGCTTAACTGATGTCTTGGTGGCCCGGTTGGCTGACGGATTGGCTGCGATTGAGCCGACTGATCGTATTGATACGGTGACGATTGCCGGAATGGGGGGTCCTTTGATTCGTCACATTCTCGAGCAAGGTGCACCACAACTTGTAGATGTTCAACGGCTCATATTGGAGCCTAACGTTGGTGAAGCAACGGTGCGTGAATGGCTAGCTGCTAATCAGTTTCAAATTGTGGCTGAGCGAATTCTGGCAGAAGATGGTCATACTTATGAGATTCTTTGTGCGGATCGCGTTGATCATGCAGTCACATATACAGCCGCTGAGCAGTTGTTTGGTCCGTTCCTGTTAACTGAGCAGTCGCCGGTATTTATTGCCAAGTGGCAGCGCGAACTACAGCGAGTGAACGCTGCGGTTGCGCAAATGCAGCGGGCTAAAGTGATTCCGGCGGAGCACTTGGCGCGCGCTAATGCCAAAATTAAATTGATTGAAGGAGTCTTGACGGATGCAAGCAAGTGA
- a CDS encoding O-antigen ligase family protein gives MRKRLVTTSPFLTGLKLLAILPPVGIGWLIYLSRWQWLALLKHPRQFGRHDPLLGFIVLLMGVTTLNLNHRDYRSVALSVLMLFVLGNLWLLCRESTQSIAWHELRKFVIQFGLYIAISGFAFHWLNQVLTLPTWLKFLLGDLLWGYAANQNRLFGSAYNPNDACCLLLIALGLLLTQLSHESVHPFTRWPLANWCFVGLLCVGIYQTKSRTGLMIMIAILMMTAYQLCRHHRLLVTTILITSSLIIWHVFPRSASTVTALQSRLTIWHNSFAVFKQAPFLGVTYFGFARRYLQLTGTYVPHAHDILLMLLASFGILGGVGFIYLVLSSGWHLTKYWHQYRTPNLRYFMMTLPIILAYGLTDFVLSSMQVLIIILLIIACWHHEQQLSTNSLIAATSHR, from the coding sequence ATGCGAAAACGTCTTGTAACGACGTCGCCATTTTTGACTGGCCTAAAATTATTAGCCATTCTGCCACCGGTGGGAATCGGTTGGCTCATTTATTTAAGCCGCTGGCAATGGCTGGCGCTACTCAAACACCCGCGACAATTCGGCCGTCATGACCCATTGTTAGGATTTATTGTCCTGCTAATGGGTGTCACAACGCTCAATCTCAATCACCGTGATTACCGCAGCGTTGCACTGTCCGTTTTAATGCTTTTTGTATTAGGCAATTTATGGCTACTATGCCGTGAATCAACCCAATCAATTGCATGGCACGAACTGCGTAAATTCGTCATCCAATTCGGCTTGTATATTGCAATCAGCGGCTTTGCGTTTCATTGGCTCAACCAAGTATTGACACTACCGACTTGGTTAAAATTCCTGTTGGGCGATTTATTGTGGGGCTATGCCGCTAATCAAAATCGTTTATTCGGTTCCGCCTACAATCCAAACGATGCCTGCTGTCTATTATTGATTGCCCTCGGTTTACTATTGACGCAATTAAGTCATGAAAGCGTTCACCCCTTCACCCGCTGGCCACTAGCGAACTGGTGCTTCGTCGGCCTACTGTGTGTAGGTATTTATCAAACCAAATCACGTACGGGTCTCATGATCATGATTGCTATTCTGATGATGACGGCTTACCAGCTTTGTCGCCATCATCGCCTTTTAGTCACAACAATCTTAATAACCAGTAGTTTAATTATCTGGCACGTTTTCCCCCGCAGCGCCTCCACCGTTACCGCCCTTCAGAGTCGTTTGACGATTTGGCACAATAGTTTCGCCGTTTTCAAGCAGGCGCCGTTTCTCGGTGTCACGTATTTCGGCTTTGCCCGCCGCTATCTGCAACTGACCGGGACCTATGTTCCACACGCCCATGATATTTTACTCATGCTGCTGGCTTCTTTTGGCATTTTAGGTGGCGTTGGCTTTATTTACTTAGTCCTCAGTAGTGGTTGGCACTTAACCAAATATTGGCATCAGTATCGCACCCCCAATTTGCGATACTTTATGATGACGTTGCCCATCATTCTAGCTTACGGATTAACAGATTTTGTCTTATCTTCCATGCAGGTATTGATTATTATTTTGCTGATCATTGCTTGTTGGCATCATGAACAGCAATTGAGTACTAACAGCCTCATAGCGGCTACCAGTCACCGCTAG
- a CDS encoding ABC transporter permease — protein MAIKQLTQLSHILTMTHRNLLKTWHNPDNISDVVMQPVIFTLLFGYLFGGAIAGSVHAYLPMLVTGILVQSILNAASGSGQQLREDINAGVFDRFKTLPISPIVPLAGQLMGDVLRLLISGIMALVTASMMGWRPTVSPLVLVSVLLLAVFVGWSLSWVFVLVGLMVKNAALIGSLSMIIILVLTFLSNAFIPTKTLPHMLQIVVRLNPVSLTITAIRTILQTGQWGLNAFVVLLSSGLIIVIFMPLTVLAYRRFS, from the coding sequence ATGGCAATTAAACAACTAACACAATTAAGTCATATTTTGACCATGACACATCGAAATTTGTTAAAGACGTGGCATAACCCGGATAATATTAGCGATGTGGTGATGCAACCGGTTATTTTTACGCTATTATTTGGTTACTTGTTTGGTGGGGCGATTGCCGGCAGTGTCCATGCGTATTTACCAATGCTAGTTACCGGTATTTTGGTTCAAAGTATTTTAAATGCGGCTTCGGGGTCTGGCCAGCAATTGCGTGAAGATATTAATGCGGGGGTGTTTGACCGTTTTAAGACGCTGCCAATCTCACCAATTGTGCCGCTAGCCGGTCAGTTAATGGGCGATGTTTTGCGATTGCTTATTTCTGGTATTATGGCGCTGGTGACGGCTTCCATGATGGGGTGGCGCCCCACCGTTAGCCCGCTAGTACTGGTCAGTGTTTTACTGCTAGCAGTATTTGTTGGGTGGTCGCTCTCGTGGGTTTTTGTCTTAGTCGGATTAATGGTCAAAAATGCGGCGTTAATTGGCAGCCTCTCAATGATTATTATTCTAGTGCTGACCTTTTTATCCAACGCGTTTATTCCGACCAAGACGTTACCACATATGCTTCAAATAGTCGTTCGATTGAATCCGGTCAGTTTAACAATCACCGCGATTCGCACGATTTTGCAGACTGGTCAGTGGGGATTAAATGCGTTTGTCGTGCTACTGAGTAGCGGACTTATTATTGTAATTTTTATGCCGTTGACGGTCTTGGCCTATCGTCGCTTCAGTTAA
- a CDS encoding daunorubicin resistance protein DrrA family ABC transporter ATP-binding protein, with product MSEEMMIQMTHVQKRFGAKVAVKDLSLQVQRGEIFGLLGPNGAGKTTTIKMLTTLLRQDAGKIIVNGFDSLSQAQRVRQQFGLTGQTASIDQDLSARENLQIFGRLNGLSRVAAKTRATELLADFDLTQSADHVLATFSGGMRRRLDLAVSLIGKPAILFLDEPTTGLDPRTRTQMWQAIRQLVAAGSTVVLTTQYLEEADQLADHIALIDHGQLVASGTPTALKQSIGGQELELQVSTTAAVASATNILQAVLGQNVQVEARTLTVPLGANSLTTVAEVLTRLQAAQITVSNFAMHTPSLDDVFLKLTVGTN from the coding sequence ATGAGTGAAGAAATGATGATTCAAATGACGCATGTTCAGAAACGGTTTGGCGCGAAAGTCGCCGTTAAAGACTTGTCGCTGCAAGTGCAACGGGGTGAAATTTTTGGCTTGTTGGGTCCGAATGGTGCGGGGAAAACAACGACAATCAAGATGCTGACGACCCTATTGCGGCAAGATGCTGGAAAAATCATAGTTAATGGGTTTGATTCGTTGTCACAAGCCCAACGTGTTCGCCAGCAGTTTGGTCTAACGGGGCAGACGGCCAGTATCGACCAGGACTTGAGTGCCCGGGAAAATTTGCAGATTTTTGGGCGGTTAAATGGATTAAGTCGTGTGGCAGCGAAAACTCGGGCAACTGAATTATTGGCTGACTTTGATTTGACGCAATCCGCGGACCACGTCTTAGCGACATTTTCCGGTGGGATGCGGCGCCGATTAGATTTAGCGGTTAGCTTAATCGGCAAGCCGGCCATTCTTTTTCTTGACGAACCGACCACTGGCCTGGACCCCCGAACAAGAACGCAGATGTGGCAGGCGATTCGTCAATTAGTTGCGGCTGGTTCAACCGTGGTATTGACAACGCAATATTTAGAAGAGGCGGACCAATTAGCGGATCACATTGCGCTCATTGATCACGGCCAGTTAGTTGCTAGTGGGACACCGACAGCTTTGAAGCAAAGCATAGGTGGGCAAGAACTTGAGTTACAAGTCAGTACGACTGCGGCAGTTGCATCGGCGACAAATATTTTGCAAGCGGTTCTTGGTCAAAACGTACAAGTTGAGGCACGTACCTTGACCGTACCGTTAGGCGCCAACAGTTTGACGACAGTCGCTGAAGTTTTAACACGTTTGCAAGCCGCTCAAATCACGGTCAGCAACTTCGCCATGCACACACCATCGCTTGATGACGTGTTTTTGAAGCTGACCGTTGGCACGAATTAG
- a CDS encoding MarR family winged helix-turn-helix transcriptional regulator, giving the protein MTTNIKAELVAGKLAEYEQLSKIYDDIVKQARPRITVEGQGKILLALADEDHLSQKQLASRLGMSPQSTSEFVYKLVNRHLVTLSKSTKDRRVNLVNLTTAGREEIASAAQEVPPFVNTLSDDELDQLAPLLTKITTAMYADIDAANPTLGVKFHKLFASRYLKQFKK; this is encoded by the coding sequence GTGACAACAAATATTAAGGCAGAACTAGTCGCCGGAAAATTAGCTGAATACGAGCAGCTAAGCAAAATTTATGATGATATTGTCAAACAGGCGCGCCCACGAATAACCGTTGAGGGCCAAGGCAAGATCCTATTAGCGCTAGCTGATGAAGACCACCTCTCACAAAAGCAGTTGGCGAGTCGCCTCGGCATGTCGCCACAATCAACGAGTGAATTTGTCTATAAACTAGTCAATCGGCATCTAGTAACCTTATCAAAGTCCACTAAAGATCGACGGGTCAACCTGGTTAACTTAACCACGGCTGGTCGCGAAGAAATCGCCTCCGCAGCTCAAGAAGTGCCACCGTTTGTCAACACACTTTCCGATGACGAGCTTGATCAGCTGGCGCCATTGTTAACCAAGATTACAACTGCGATGTATGCGGATATTGACGCTGCTAACCCAACTTTAGGCGTTAAGTTCCACAAATTATTTGCTAGTCGGTACTTGAAGCAGTTTAAAAAGTAA
- the ppsA gene encoding phosphoenolpyruvate synthase has product MSSRDTANVLWFDELHREDVNLVGGKSSSLGEMTSSMDVPVPYGFATTARAYQYFMNQTGLNDKVNDLLASIQDYENSDELHTACEQIRHLIVGATMPADLAADIEQAYADLAKKMGQTDPFVAIRSSATAEDLPNASFAGQQESYLNIKGAADVVNRVQQCYSSLFTDRATYYRHKQHFPHEKVALSAAIQMMVFSKASGIMFSVNVADGDASKIVIDAIYGLGEYIVLGKVTPDHFVIDKQSMKIVEKNIIEQPVQLMRLPGGGTKEEPVPDELQGQPVLTDAQVIELAGYAKEIERHYGCYMDMEYALDTNTNRLWIVQARPETVWSQRNKHNGAADDEDVVDEANAKVVVRGLPASPGLASGVVHVIDNPKDIDQFKQGEVLVTLMTSPDWVPAMKKAAAIVTNNGGMTCHAAIVSREMQIPCIVGTKSKKVAATDVLKTGDVVTVDAKNGVVYQGKVASMLKPKNSATAAIGQVVAAENFAPTATGVMMNLGDPDLADKYSSLPADGIGLMREEFLWTTFIHEHPLYLIEQGHPEKVVNMLADGIAKVVRAMAPRPVVLRFSDFKSSEYRNLKGGDKYEPHEPADLLGWRGASRYYDPKYIEAFKLELAAVKKVRNEFGLKNLNVMIPFVRTVDEAQKVTTIMRDEGLIRGADFKVYMMAEIPTNIILADQFNQFVDGYSIGSNDLAMLILGCDRNNDTVAHLFDERNLAVKRAIRHLIKTAHKDGKTVSICGQAPSEYPEFTNFLIQSGIDYVSVNPDMVKETKRNVAHFEQRIMLDKATGRGLQDPTDYQW; this is encoded by the coding sequence ATGAGTAGTCGTGATACGGCAAACGTTTTATGGTTTGATGAATTACACCGCGAAGATGTGAACCTAGTGGGCGGTAAATCGTCTTCACTAGGTGAAATGACGTCATCGATGGATGTTCCAGTACCGTATGGTTTTGCGACCACTGCCCGGGCGTATCAGTATTTCATGAACCAGACGGGGCTGAACGACAAGGTCAATGATTTATTAGCAAGTATTCAGGATTATGAAAATTCTGATGAATTGCATACTGCTTGCGAACAAATTCGGCACTTGATCGTGGGTGCCACGATGCCAGCTGACTTAGCAGCTGATATCGAACAAGCCTATGCGGATCTAGCCAAGAAGATGGGGCAAACTGATCCGTTCGTGGCAATTCGTTCTTCAGCGACTGCTGAAGATTTACCAAATGCTTCGTTTGCTGGGCAACAAGAATCTTACTTAAATATTAAGGGTGCTGCCGATGTCGTTAACCGGGTTCAACAATGTTATTCGTCACTGTTTACTGATCGGGCCACGTATTATCGACACAAACAGCATTTCCCGCATGAAAAAGTGGCCCTCTCAGCTGCCATTCAGATGATGGTCTTTTCTAAGGCGTCAGGAATTATGTTCTCCGTCAACGTGGCGGATGGGGATGCTTCCAAGATCGTGATCGATGCCATTTACGGTTTGGGTGAATATATTGTTTTGGGCAAAGTTACGCCGGATCACTTTGTTATCGATAAGCAATCGATGAAGATCGTTGAAAAGAATATTATCGAACAACCTGTCCAATTGATGCGGTTACCGGGTGGTGGGACTAAAGAAGAACCTGTTCCCGATGAGTTGCAAGGTCAGCCAGTATTGACCGATGCGCAGGTGATTGAATTGGCGGGCTACGCGAAAGAAATTGAACGGCACTACGGTTGCTACATGGACATGGAATACGCATTGGACACGAATACCAATCGGCTATGGATCGTCCAAGCACGGCCAGAGACTGTTTGGTCACAGCGTAATAAGCACAACGGTGCCGCTGACGATGAAGACGTTGTGGATGAAGCGAATGCCAAGGTTGTCGTCCGGGGTTTGCCGGCTAGTCCCGGATTAGCCAGTGGTGTTGTTCATGTCATCGATAATCCAAAAGACATTGATCAGTTCAAGCAAGGCGAAGTGTTAGTGACGTTAATGACATCACCAGATTGGGTGCCAGCAATGAAGAAAGCCGCAGCCATTGTGACCAATAACGGCGGCATGACTTGTCACGCGGCGATTGTTTCTCGCGAAATGCAGATTCCATGTATTGTCGGCACTAAAAGTAAGAAAGTGGCGGCAACCGATGTTTTGAAGACCGGTGATGTCGTGACGGTCGATGCTAAGAACGGGGTCGTCTATCAAGGCAAGGTTGCCAGCATGTTGAAGCCTAAGAACAGTGCAACAGCAGCCATTGGTCAAGTGGTTGCCGCTGAGAATTTTGCCCCAACTGCAACGGGCGTCATGATGAATTTGGGTGATCCTGATCTGGCTGACAAATACTCAAGTTTACCAGCTGATGGCATCGGCCTAATGCGTGAAGAATTCCTATGGACGACTTTTATTCATGAACATCCGCTATACTTGATTGAGCAGGGCCATCCTGAAAAAGTGGTTAATATGTTGGCGGATGGGATTGCCAAGGTCGTTCGAGCGATGGCACCGCGGCCAGTCGTCCTACGTTTCTCAGACTTTAAGTCGAGTGAGTATCGCAATCTAAAGGGTGGCGATAAGTACGAACCACATGAACCAGCTGACTTACTGGGCTGGCGGGGTGCATCTCGCTACTACGATCCGAAGTATATTGAGGCCTTCAAGTTGGAACTGGCTGCGGTCAAAAAGGTTCGCAATGAATTTGGTTTGAAAAATTTGAACGTGATGATTCCATTTGTCCGGACTGTCGATGAAGCGCAAAAAGTAACGACTATTATGCGCGATGAAGGGCTGATTCGGGGTGCGGACTTTAAAGTCTATATGATGGCTGAGATCCCAACTAATATTATTTTGGCCGACCAATTCAACCAATTCGTTGATGGCTATTCGATCGGTTCGAATGACCTTGCGATGCTGATTCTCGGTTGTGACCGCAATAATGATACGGTAGCGCACCTCTTTGATGAGCGGAACTTGGCTGTTAAACGGGCCATTCGACACCTGATCAAGACGGCGCACAAAGATGGTAAAACGGTTTCAATCTGTGGTCAGGCACCATCTGAGTACCCAGAGTTCACTAACTTTTTGATTCAAAGCGGTATCGATTATGTTTCCGTTAATCCAGATATGGTCAAGGAGACTAAACGCAATGTGGCTCACTTTGAACAACGCATTATGTTGGACAAAGCAACCGGTCGCGGATTACAGGACCCAACTGATTATCAATGGTAA
- a CDS encoding carboxymuconolactone decarboxylase family protein, whose amino-acid sequence MTESKRASNGDKIFKTLNPEAAAQLKASLANTAPVLSQYISEFVFNDIFGQPGMSLKQKEIITLTVLLTLGDTNYQLRVHLQSALNIGITKAEIMATFVQCLPYAGFPRVLTAVQIATDVFAHSSAK is encoded by the coding sequence ATGACAGAATCAAAACGGGCTAGCAACGGTGACAAAATCTTTAAAACGTTAAACCCGGAAGCAGCGGCGCAATTGAAAGCCTCCTTAGCTAATACTGCGCCAGTACTCAGCCAATACATTTCAGAATTCGTCTTCAATGATATTTTTGGTCAACCTGGGATGAGTCTAAAACAAAAAGAAATCATCACTCTGACCGTCCTATTGACACTCGGTGATACGAATTATCAGCTACGCGTTCACCTTCAGAGTGCCTTAAATATCGGCATTACCAAAGCTGAGATCATGGCTACTTTTGTTCAATGCCTTCCCTACGCTGGTTTTCCACGTGTACTGACAGCCGTCCAAATCGCGACCGACGTCTTTGCACATTCTAGCGCTAAATAG
- a CDS encoding catalase: MADKLTTEAGQPWANNEHSQTAGSRGPVLMQDYDLLEKLAHFDRERIPERVVHAKGAGAKGYFELLNDMSAYTKADLFNGVGKKTPLIMRFSQVAGEKGYPDTVRDVRGFSMKFYTQEGNYDIVGNNTPIFFVNDPLKFPDFIHSQKRDPKTNRRTQNMQWDFWSHSPESLHQVTYLMGDRGLPASFRTMNGYGSHTFKWVNQQGEQFWIKYHFIADQGVKNMTAAAAEQVTLKNLDYLQDDLYDAIETGDSPSWTLYVQIMPYQAGLDYQWDIFDVTKVVAHKDYPLIKVGRITLNENPTNNFTDIEEAAMSPANFVPGVEPSPDKLLQGRLFSYKDTQRYRLGVNFEDLPVNKPIVPVHNYERDGYMKADNQGAAVNYEPNSLNGPQEVPDAAIKSVTVTGDAQAQPYAHHVDYTTQAGDLYRLMSTAEQARLIETIKNALGQVTLPGVKELEIQQFYAADPTYGTRVAKALNLDLETVLSYRE, translated from the coding sequence ATGGCAGACAAATTGACGACTGAAGCAGGTCAACCATGGGCCAATAACGAGCATTCACAAACAGCGGGATCTCGTGGCCCGGTTTTGATGCAAGACTACGATTTGTTGGAAAAGTTAGCCCATTTTGATCGTGAACGGATTCCCGAACGGGTTGTTCATGCTAAGGGGGCCGGTGCTAAGGGTTACTTTGAACTTCTCAACGATATGAGTGCTTATACCAAAGCCGATCTCTTCAACGGTGTTGGTAAAAAAACGCCCCTGATCATGCGATTCTCGCAGGTTGCTGGTGAAAAAGGGTACCCTGACACTGTCCGCGATGTTCGCGGCTTCTCGATGAAGTTCTATACCCAGGAAGGTAATTACGACATCGTTGGTAACAACACGCCGATTTTCTTCGTCAACGATCCCCTGAAATTTCCAGATTTTATTCACTCGCAAAAGCGTGATCCGAAAACCAACCGGCGAACGCAAAATATGCAATGGGATTTTTGGTCACATTCACCGGAATCACTGCATCAAGTCACCTATTTAATGGGTGATCGTGGACTGCCCGCCTCATTTCGGACGATGAACGGCTACGGTTCCCATACGTTCAAGTGGGTCAACCAACAGGGTGAACAGTTCTGGATCAAATATCATTTCATTGCTGATCAAGGGGTTAAGAATATGACCGCGGCAGCCGCCGAACAAGTAACACTCAAAAATCTCGATTATCTGCAAGATGATTTGTATGATGCGATTGAAACCGGTGACTCCCCTTCATGGACACTCTACGTACAAATCATGCCGTATCAAGCTGGCTTGGACTATCAGTGGGATATCTTCGACGTGACTAAGGTCGTCGCTCACAAAGACTATCCCCTGATCAAAGTTGGCCGCATCACTTTAAACGAAAATCCAACGAATAATTTTACGGATATCGAAGAAGCTGCCATGTCACCCGCCAACTTTGTACCAGGCGTCGAACCTTCACCGGATAAACTACTACAAGGGCGTCTCTTCTCCTACAAGGATACCCAGCGCTACCGCTTAGGTGTTAACTTTGAAGATCTACCAGTTAACAAACCAATCGTGCCCGTGCATAACTACGAACGCGATGGCTATATGAAGGCTGATAATCAGGGTGCTGCGGTCAATTACGAACCAAATTCACTGAATGGCCCTCAAGAAGTGCCAGACGCAGCCATTAAATCAGTCACCGTCACTGGTGATGCCCAGGCCCAACCATACGCTCATCATGTTGATTATACGACTCAGGCCGGTGACTTATACCGACTGATGAGCACTGCAGAACAAGCACGCTTGATTGAAACAATCAAAAACGCGCTAGGTCAAGTTACCCTGCCTGGTGTTAAGGAACTTGAAATCCAACAATTTTACGCGGCTGATCCAACATACGGCACTCGTGTCGCAAAAGCTTTAAACTTGGATCTCGAAACCGTTTTAAGCTATCGCGAATAA
- a CDS encoding alpha/beta hydrolase, with translation MLDQEMTQLERVTLEPAAAALATATDPHPRIYELPPVKGRAILDQLQDSPVTKANVDIADQLMDTGQWGTINVRFVRPAGNYAQLPVIFYIHGAGWVFGDAHTHDKLIRELAVRTNSMVVFPEYSRSPEARYPVAIEQNYAVLQQLPALATDKQFDATRLTVAGDSVGGNMATVMTIMTKQRQGVPIKQQLLYYPVTDANFDTPSYQEFAEHYYLTKAGMEWFWDQYLPDQATRQEVTASPLQASQELLTGMPAAMILTDQADVLRDEGEAYAAKLRAAGVTVTQARLQGMVHDFVMLNSLDQTNATRAAMDLSTTWINQRNN, from the coding sequence ATGCTTGATCAAGAAATGACCCAATTAGAACGTGTCACCTTAGAACCTGCTGCTGCCGCCTTAGCTACTGCTACCGACCCACACCCCCGAATCTACGAACTGCCACCAGTTAAGGGTCGGGCAATTCTCGACCAACTTCAAGACAGTCCCGTTACAAAAGCCAACGTCGACATTGCCGATCAACTAATGGATACTGGTCAGTGGGGCACCATTAACGTGCGGTTCGTCCGCCCCGCCGGCAACTATGCTCAATTACCAGTCATCTTCTATATTCACGGTGCTGGGTGGGTCTTCGGTGATGCGCACACCCATGATAAATTGATTCGTGAATTGGCCGTTCGAACTAATTCAATGGTCGTCTTTCCGGAATATAGCCGCTCACCAGAAGCACGCTATCCGGTTGCAATCGAACAAAACTACGCCGTATTGCAGCAACTGCCAGCACTGGCAACTGACAAGCAGTTTGATGCTACTCGTTTGACCGTCGCCGGTGATTCCGTTGGTGGCAACATGGCAACGGTCATGACCATTATGACGAAGCAACGTCAAGGTGTTCCAATCAAACAGCAACTGCTCTATTATCCGGTAACGGATGCTAACTTTGATACCCCGTCCTATCAAGAATTTGCCGAACACTATTATTTAACCAAAGCTGGCATGGAATGGTTTTGGGACCAATATTTACCAGACCAAGCGACGCGTCAAGAAGTCACAGCATCCCCATTACAAGCGTCACAAGAATTACTCACTGGTATGCCTGCCGCAATGATTCTGACCGACCAAGCTGATGTTCTTCGCGATGAAGGTGAAGCCTACGCAGCCAAATTACGAGCGGCCGGAGTTACCGTCACTCAAGCGCGTCTCCAAGGCATGGTCCATGACTTTGTGATGCTCAATTCACTTGATCAAACTAACGCGACCCGCGCCGCAATGGACCTATCGACCACCTGGATCAACCAACGCAATAACTAG